The Chamaesiphon minutus PCC 6605 DNA window GCGGTGGGAAAAATTGCGAACGGCATCGTGGCACTCGGCGGTACTAAGATGATGACCACGTACTACTTTATTTAGGCTGTTACCACAAGAGAAGCGATCGCGATCTAAATGACGTGCCATCGGACAATCTAGGCAATTTGAGGGTAGTGCTGTCATGTTTTAATAGTTACGATCGATTAGTTGAAAGTATTGTTGAGAAACAACCGAGAGTTTGCACACCCTCAGTTATTTTTTTGTGATGAGAAATGGATAACTAGCAATTAATATTGGGGATCGGAGTGATAATAATCTTGGCGATCGTTATGAGATGACTCGCAAATTTCGAGTATTAATTCTTCCAAGAATTGCAAGTATTCTGTCGATTCGAGCGGCTGTTCGGTGGTTAAATCGGCTTCGATGTGCATGATGGTTATAAATAAATGAACGAGGTAGCACAAGTGAAATTGTGCTACCTCGTTTAGATGCGGCTATGCCGCCCAATAAATTAGTTAACTCCTCGTCCGAGAAGCTCGAATTAGCAAAATGGGAACTCAGAAGATCGTCTTAGAGTAAAGTGATAATTTTATCGTCAGTATCGTCAGCAGAGCGTGATTCTCCACCAAAAACTAGTCAGGGCAACGCTCTTGGGGCTGACGATAATGCTGACGATATTTTAATGGCTGACGATATTGACGGTAAGGCTGACGATATTTTCAATGGCTGACGATCGGACTAAAGATATCGTCAGCCATCGAACGACATAACAGCAGTGGGTTTCAAGGTTGGCTGACGATACTGACGATAAAAATTCCCGCTTGACCTGTTCTAGTAATCGTCCGCGCTGATTTAAAATTGGGGATTTAGTCAGGTAAGCGGCAAAAGTGCCAACCTCAAGCAGCAACAAGCTGGATCGAGTTTGTTGCGGGTTGAGACTGGCGATCGAAGATCTATTTATTAGTAAAATGTCACATCGAGCGAGCGATATTTTCGGTTGGCGATCGGTCTACTACGATAGAAGTCTTTGCTTTATTAACGGGTACGATTACAGTAGGTTCTCGCTCTGTCGATCTAGAGGGAGTTTCAGTTACTTCTTGTTCGGGCACAGGAATTTCTACAACCCAATGAGAAAAATCATCCGGTGCGCGATCTCCATCGGGGTAGACTTCATTGAGCAATACTCCCAAGCTCTTGATTTCTACCATCTTTGCAATGTCGCCAGCCGACTCGGAAGCTTGATAGAGCTGCCGCAGTTCTCCTGCTGTCGGATAATAGCGTCGCTCTGATGAAGGAGCTGGATCGATCTGCTCCAGTGGTGGAGATTGTTGTGATAGTGGCATGATTTCGCCACGATCGATCCTAGCAATGGGGTGATGGTCGATAAGATGTTGGACTTGAATTTCTAGAATTTTCTCATTCGAGCCACGCCATAGAGTGCCCCTCAGTAAGTTGCTTCCATCTTTGAGCTTGGCTTTGGACTCTTTATTGATTAACTCTCGCCCCAGTACTCCGATCGGTATCCGTCGTTCCCCAGAACCAATATAATCGACTGAAATCTCCTTACCCCGACGCTCGAATGCGAACTTTCCTGCGAAGTCTTCAATCTGAGTGTTGCTAATAGCAGGGGCAGGATTGACAACAAATTCTCCTAGCTCGGTGCGGATGTGAATTTTTGGATCGAGAGGTCGCGATATTTTAGCGGCTACCACCGTGCCAGGGGTAAGCAGCGGTGAATCACCGTAAGTACTCAAGCCCAGGTCGATCGTGCTGCCATCTGGTGCGATCGCGCCAACGTGCAGATCGCGCTCGAACCTAATTGCTAGTTCCGCTCCATCTCGTAACTCTAGCGCGGCTGCCGTAGGACGATTGAGCGCGATCGGCGGTACTTTATCCAGGTGTTGGCTAATTTCGTTAGCAAAGATTTTGGCAGCCATGCCCATCCCTGCGCTGGAATGCCATGCAGCGGACGCATACTGCATCCGTTTGTCGTTGGGAATCGAGCTTTCTAGTTCGGTGAGTACTTTATCTGCACTGGCAAATACCGCATCGACATCGTTTTCTAGAGCGTAGGGCGGATGAAAATCTAGCGTCGATTTTGATATTGAGAATTTTTTTGCACTGCCGATTTGTGCAATTGGAAATTTATCTAGTTGATTGACTCTGGCTGACTCTGGCGATACTTCACCAACTAAGACTTTCTCTGACTCATCAGTAACTAAATAAACACCATAATATTCACGATCGTCATTTTCCCGTTCGCGTAGCGTTCCCTTTGGGAAATCGCGATAAATCTCAAACCTTGCATTGCTCTCACCATCGCCTAAATCCCAGATTGGTGAATCACCTGCAACATCTGCATCGCATAGTCCTTGAACTACAAGGCTCTTACCGCTACTAGATACGATCGTCAAAGTCGGCTGCTGGTCTTGGGGTAACTCCCGATACAATCGTTCTTTAATCTCGCCGATCGCCTTAGTACAATTACGATATCGACGGGCGAACTCATCTACAATTGCTTTGTGAGCGTCATTATGGGTAATCGGCACCAGCGAACGAAACCGCTTATTCAAATCTTCTGACTCGATCTCCTGTAATTCATGCTGCTGACCACCATTGTAAAATCGGTTTGCCGTTTCCACCGCCCACCCGATCGGTTCTTGAGTATTAGTTGGGAGGTCGCGGCGGAGATAGATATCAGGCTTTTTGACATTCTGGCGAAGTTGGTGAGACTTGTACTGAAGGCGTTCGCCAAATTCATGAATCGTCTCATCAATGCCGACGCTGCTTTTGGCTGTATCGACAGCAGTTTGCAGATTTTTGGCAACTGCACTGTCACAATAGCTTTTGAGAAGCCGATTGACATTACCTAAATTCAGCTCGGCAAACGCCAATCGCTCTGCTACTGGTAATCGATCTAGCTGTTTACTCGCTTGGACGATATTCTCGATCTTCTCGGCTAGCTGCATCGGTGGCAACCCATGATCGATTAAATACTCATCGTTGGGAATCACCTCGATCGGAATCTCACTGTACGCTGTCCCGATTTGCTTGAGTAAACCGATCTTCCGCTCCGGTTCGATATAAACTGTCTCGGATGCGAGAGATTGCAAGATTATCGACTGATTGGCAACTTTTCCAGTCGGGTTGTTAGCGGTAATGTCCCAAGCTCGCCAAATAGCTTGAGTTAGTGACTCGCCCTCATGCCAAGGATGGTCGGCTTTTTTAGCTTTGGCAATCGGTAACGGCTTGAGATCGGGCGCATTAGCCTGGGTAAATTCTTTGACTGCCAGCGGGAACTTACCGCGTTCTAAATCTCGCTGAAGGATTATTTGAGCAAGAACTTCTCTACCTGCTTCATACCGCTCGCCACCTGTAATGGGTAAATTGCCTAACTGCTCGCGGAGTTGGTGGGGGAGATTATCATTTGCTAGATAACCGACGAAGAAACCATTCCGATCGCCATCGAAATCGGTAATGGCGATATGTTTTGCTGTCCAGGGATTCAGATAGACTACGCCCTGCTTGGCGAACGCTTCACGGTCGCGCTCGTGCAATACTTCTAAGTTATTAATCGCAATTGCCGCCGCACCGATATTCGGAAATGGCGATCGATAGTACGCAATGATCGCGCCGTGGGGTAAGTCGCGATTGCAGATCTCCCAAGGTTCCAGCTTGCTATGGTGCTGGGCGATCGCAGCGGGGACGACGATCCCACTAGTGGCTATATCCAACCTGTCGCGTCTGAGCGATTTGTTAAGCTGGCGACCTATATTTGGCAGTTGGGTAAGCTGCCCGTACTTATCGGCTTTAAGCAGTGCGGCAAGTGTCGATCGATTGTTACGCGGTTCGTCATCATCCACACCATCGATTCCTTCGGGCGTATCGATAACTAGCTCGCGCTCGTGCCTTGCTTCTTCTTTGGCTACAAATTTAGCTGCCACTTGCCAGTTATCGATCGCTACATCGGCTAGCTCTGCGGCTTTGGCTGCCATCATCGGATTGAGTTCGTTCAGGGTTGCATCTGGAATCGTACCCTTGACTTGGGCACCTACCGATTGATTGGAATATTCGGCTTTAATCTTCCGGTTGACCCATAAAAAACTCTCTAATTCTAAGATCCCTGGTTGCTTGAGTCTGCCGTCATCGCCTTTGATATCGTTGGTTGAGACGATCGCATCTACTCCCAGCCGTTCGCACCAGGAGCTAGTAGCTACCGTCCCTTTGGCAATTCCAGGTAAATCCGGTGTGGCGGCACGAAATTGTAAGACCGCACTCCGAGCGAGTCTATCGATCTTTTTCTCGATCGCTTGAGCGGTTTGGAGATCGACAGAATAGTTAGAGATTCTGCCCGTATGCTTATATTCTTCGAGTAGCTTTCCGGCTAATTCTGAATCGTAACTCTCACCGAATGCTGTATCGATCCACTCGCCTAAGTTGCCTAACTCATCATCAACAACATCTTCACTCTGTTCAATAGTCCGGACAGATTTATGGAGCTAGAGAGCCATAGTGGAGAAGACTATCGTAGTTAGGATGGGATTTAATCAAAGTCGGGTCAAGTTCTAACATGGAAATAAACCGCTCAAGTAGATGTCCATTGAGAGCTAGCCGCTTGTAAGTTGCCATTGAAAAAGATTGCGGCTGTGAATCTTCCCCAGTATCCGACTGAGTTTTTTGCTGTTCAAGCTTGGCAATATTGAGAGCTGCCAAGGATGCATTGAAATGAAAATCCAGGGATTGTTGGTGGCGGGATTGACAGTCGCAAAGCCCAGTAAATTGTTTGGCATCACGAAAGATGAATTCGATTTGAAACCGAGATTTGTAGTACTCGTACAGACTGATGGGATTAATCATCGTGTCGGTAGAAAAGAGCAAAGCTACTCGCTGCTTCTCGGGATGACGTTGGTCAACCAAGTAAACGATGCGAATTTTACGTTTAAGTGAAACATGCCAAACCACTTGGCTATACAATTTAGTGCCATTAGCTAACTCACCACCGAATTCCAGTCGGGACAAATCACTCAAATTCACCTTGCCATCATACTTACGCGGCGCACCTTTGGGCTTTTGCTTGCCAGTGTAGCAGTATCGTAGATCCGCATCAATCCGCAATTTGCTAATCAAATGAAGGTCTAGCTCAATCACCCCATCAACAACAGATTTCTTACTGTAAAAGCTGTCTGCGGTTAAATATTTTACTACCGCAGGCAAATGGGAGCGAGCTATTTTCAGTTGTTTCAGATAGCCTTTGACTCGCTCAGAAATCACTGGTTCTGTTTTCGCTTTCGATTTAGATTTAGATTTCGACTTCGATTTCGACTTCGATTTCGACTTCGATTTACGCTTCTTCTTCGCCGTTGGTTTCGCGTCGGGGATGGGTTGACGCTCGGTTTTTGCAGTTTGTTGTACTGAGAGAGTGTAACCTTGATGGGCTAATACATCCACCACTGCAATCACCGAAATTTCTAACCCTTTTTGAGACTTGCTGATACTACCGTTATAGAAATTATCTACTCCCCATGTCTGTTTTCCACTCTTGCTGATAAATGAGCAATCAATCGCTGCGATCTGCTCTCGATTTGGTTCAATTGCTGCTGCAATTGTCTGCGCGTGGAAGGGAATGAAATCGAATGTTTTTTTGTACTGACGACGGTATGTTCGTTCGCTATACTGCCCATAACGACTGAGATTAGTAAAGTTTGCCTTGCCGCATACCACAAACAACGTCACAAATATACTGGCTAAGAACTGGCGTTGCGGTTTGCTAAATTACCCACTTTGGCAAGTAGGTTCTGTACAATATCCATAGGGCAATTCATCTGGTACTTGGGTTCTACTTGTACTTTAAGCGATGAATTGCTTTTTTTGGATCGATCGATCATTTTTCTTTTCAAAAGGTGTCCGGACTATTGTCTGTTGTAAGCCGCGATCTATTGCAAGTAGCACTTCCTTATCTAACAACAGTCCGCGTAAGAGTTTGGTCGATGCCAACATCGTACCGTCACCCATCTTGTCATAAAGGTGGGCTAATTCTTTGGCTGGAATTTTGCGTCCATTGAGGTCTAGGAGTGGAGTAGAACCACTAGATCTTTGCTCGTCATCGATAATTAATATCCTTGTGTTGCCCGATTTTGTCTGAGCCGCAGCTTTCCCATCGCTAACGACGAGCGAACCATAGGCGACGGCATTATGGGCACTGCGCTTGCCATCTGCGTAGATCGGTTGGATATCGCGGCTTTTGTCCCCTTTGGCAATCAGCTCGGCAGTCGATTTGTCTGTGAAGTATCCAGATTTGCCACTGGTGCAGATGAGATATTTCCCTTGAGCTTCTAATCGAATCCGATCTGAGTCATTTACTCCTTTATAGAAGTTAGCGACATACAAACTCTGCGATTCGATCCGATGAGTTTGGAGCCACTTTTCTAAGTAACAATTTTCTACCGATTTCACCCTTGGCGTTCGCTTGTCTTCTGGTGCAAAATTGGTGAGGTTTTTACCAGTTTTTAAGTCAAACTCTTGAAACTGGAGCATGAGGATAGTTCCTAGAACTCGATAATATCTTCTTCTACATCAGGTACGGTTTGAATGAATCTGGCAGGAAAACGAAGTGGTTCTCTTGGTTTGCTATTCCCTTTAGTGTAAGTGTAGTAGGTCTCAGGAATATCATCGATGTCGATGCCATCGGCAAGCATATCACCCAAATTGTCATAGTCTTCATGTCGATGCGATCGCTCGTATGCCCATCCTTCCATGTCAACTTCAGCCATTAGTTTCTCATCCTCAATATTTTGGGCTTCTTCTTCCTCGGTGTAGGTGCGCGGCGGCGGTGGGATGATATCGCCTTCTCTGTAGAAAATGTCTTCGATGGAATTTATTTTAACCACAATTTTACTCTGAATATAAGATTGCTGCTTTTAGGGTAGCAAACTTCTTCATGGTTTCATTTGCAGCGGAGCTAGCTGGTGACATTTTATTCAACATTTTTTGTAGTTCGCGATTGACTGCAAATCTAAAATAGCTACGCCTTGGTTGTGGGTGTAGAGGTAGATAGATTGAGAGAGACATTATCACCAGAGGGGATGGCGTGAAGTTGGAGCCGATTCGGTTGTGTGGGGATTGCTATGGGGATTGTTATGGGGAGTCGTCTTATCATCGGATTGAGTGGCAATTGAAAAGTGTCGATCGATGTCAACGACATCAGTTGCGTTTATTGCCAAAATGTTGTAATTGTCAGGCTAAGTTTCCGATGCCAGCATGTCAATTTTAATACAGCATGTTTGAAACTAACCATCATGGCATTGAGGGAAAATAGCTAATGGAGGCTTTTGCTGGGCTGGGATTTGAAAGACAGCATCGATCGAGCTAGACCTTACTATTAGCATTACTATTAGCAAAGCCAGCACCACGAAAGGAATGTCGATCGCGGTTATTGACTTTGCCGATCGGCAAAACAAGCGATTACGCGCTAGGCTCGGATAGCGATATTAAAAAAATCGGGACTAAACTAGCTAGTTTAGTCCCGATCGAGAGAGGTGATAATTATGGCTTTAAGGCTCCACTAACATCGGCGGCTCCAGTGACTTGATCGATTAATTCCATCGTGGGAACGTCACGTTCGAGGGCTTTCATTTCTTTGCGAATGTGGGCTTGGACAAGTTTGAGTGGCTTGGTATGAACTCGGTAACGCAAACATCCTTTAGGTTGGGGAATGCAGCTTACGATTTCGATTGCTTCTCGTTTGGTAAGATTTTTAGCAGATTTATGGTAGAACTTTTTGGCTGCGGATTCGATCCCATATACCCCATCTTCAAATTCGATGATGTTGACATAAATTTCGAGTGTTCTCTCTTTGCCCCAGATTTTTTCGACTGTTGGTGTTAGATACAATTCGCCAACTTTACGGAGAATTGCTGGTTCTTTCCACAGCAGCGCATTTTTTACAGCTTGTTGTGTGATTGTACTACCACCGCCAGTTTTATTCCGAAGAGCTTCTTTGATACCTTCGATGTCGAAGCCGTTATGGTGAGCGAACGAAGTATCTTCAGAACCAATCAGTGCGTGGTAGAGATGGAATGAAACTTTTTTGCCATCTATGTACGTTCGATCGAAAGAGCGAGATTTAAGAATCAGTGATTCTGCCTGAATGATCGTAATTGGTGGCAGTACATATTTGTAGACAACACAACATCCAATTTGAAGGGGGACGATCGCGAGAACGAACAGTGTGGCTTTCCTTTTCCATTGTTGCCAGATAGTCAAGCTTGTTGCGGTGGGTTTCAATTCTGAAGCTTTGTTCATAGTTCAACTTGCCTTAATTTTCAGAAAATTGACACAAGGATTATGTGAGTTGTCTCGATCGAGATAGAGACAACCCTATAAAATGGCTCAAGAATTAGTTACCCTGTTGATTTATCGATGGCTCTTTACACGATCGATTATTGAAATCTTTAACTCGATTCAAGCTTTATGTGAGTGAAATATAGATTCGATCGAGCGACTTGCCATGACTCTTCCGCCGAATGTTTACTACGCCAATATCTTTGGCACTGCGGACATGAGTACCGCCGCAGGGCATAATGATGTCACCGTAACGCCAGTAGGAAATGTCTTTGGTACTGGGGTCTGACTCCATGATGATGTCTTCACCTCGATCGATTAAATCGTTGGTTAGCTTAGTTACTTCTGGAATTAGATCGGGATTGAATTTGTTAGAGTAGTCTAAACGGGCACTCTCGTCATAGATGTAGCAACCCTTGAGATAAAGTTTTTCCTCCTGACCGTAAATGCGATCGAGTGCGTGTAGTACGAAGTGAGTTGCGCTATGGTATCGCATTAATAAATGGCGATACGACCAATCGATTTCTAGTCGAACTTTTTGTCCGATCTCAAAAGGCGCAGGTTGAGTCAGTTGATGGACGACTACCGTATCGACCTGTACGACGGGAACTTCGATATCTGGGCGATTGATGTAGATTAATTTCCCTGGTTGCTTTTGAACATCTTTTACCTCGACACCATCGATTGAGCCTCGATCTGCGACTTGCCCTCCCGATTCAGCATAGAATACCGTCTGGTCTAGTACTACTAAATCGTCTTGGACATGCAAGACGGTTGCTTCGCATGAGGTTTGATAGGGATCGTCGATGAATAACTTCTGTGTGGGAGGTAATTTTGATTGATTGTTTAAAGTGAATGTTGCCATTGTTGTTACCTTAGTTGAGCGGTTGACAATCTAAAAGGTTAGGAGTAGCTATTCGTTCTAAATCAATTCAGATATTTGGTAATATCACTCTTAGTTCTGATCCGGATGTTTTTGTACTTGTCGAAATTCTTTTTGAATATCTCTTGTAGCAATTTCTCGATTTCTTCTTTGTTTAATCCATCTATTTCCTCGATCGCTAATTCTTCAAATGTTGAAGTTAATGTCAAGCCAACAATAAGAATAAATGTTGCTGCGGTACCTCCTGCAATAGCTGGTGTAAAGATGAAATCTAAAACAAAAAAATCGGCAATGGTGGTTATCACTAATGCAGCTAAAGCCTGTGGAGAAAATGTTATTTTTTGCCAAAGTGCGCCCAGTCCTTTGAGCTTGTCAAATCCATATAAAGCAGCTATTCGATTCCAGAGTACTGTTTCAGCAGTTAAGGCTGCTGCTGTAGTTGTGAATGGGATAGGAACAAATCCTGAAGCAAAGCATGAAACTGCTGATGCGCTTATATAACTATAAGCTAAGATTTTTTTAGCTTTAACATCTACTACTTGTCGTGAAATAAAGGCATCACTCAAAAGCTTGGGTAATAGTTCAGAAGTTTTTGTCACCAATTCAGTTAAGCCAAACTGTTTTTGATTAAGTCCTTCTAAAGGAAAGGCAGCAACTTCAATAATATGATAGACTTTTTTTAAGTCAAAGGATTTAATTGCCTTTGTGATATTGTCAATTTCATTTCTGCGCGCACGATCGCATTGTGATAGAACAACAATCACAGGTATCCGCTGTTCGTAAAGCTTGTTGATTATTTCACATTCAAATGCTTCAACTCTTGCTGATGAGGCATTAATCACATACCAGGCTAAATGTATCTGCTCATTCACACCTTTTTCTAGTTGTTCGCTTACAAAATCAAATACTCCTTTTACAAAAATATTTTCTTTGTTTAACTCAAGACCACTAGAATCGAAAAGGTTGATTGGAATACCCTCTTCTATATTATTAGTATCGAGAGTATATTTTTCAAAATACTGTGTAACTGGCAACCCCGAACCTGTTTGTGCGACTTCTTCCCCGAAAATTACATTAATGAGGCTGCTTTTGCCAACACCTGTCTTACCAATCACTAAGATGTTGAGACTTGAGATGTTTTGTGAGAAATCGTCAATATTCTGCTCTAGATTATTCATGAGATTTGTTTTTGATTAAAAGGAGTTGAGAATTTTAATTGCATGGACTAATAAATAGTGGGGATTTAACTAGTGTTGAATTGACATTGGCGCGGCTCAATATTTTGCATTTTACCCTCATTATTTAGAGAACTTTATTTATTGCCTTTGACTCTAAGCGATTATTCCAATAAGTTGAGATAATCAAAGACTGAATCGTAAGCCATCGTCAGAATATGGATTGGTCTGTCTAATTGTTTCCCCCTTAGTTCTTCAACTATTTTGGATACGGCGGCGAGATTTGCTCCGCTAGAAAGTCCAACTAGTAGAGCTTCTTGCCTCGTCGCGGCAAGCATCATGGCTAGTGACTCTTCATAGGTAACGTCAATCATTCGATCGATAATCTCAAGGTTCAATACTTTCGGAATGATGCCAACGGCAAGTCCTTGAATTTGATGGAGTACAAACTTGTTTGCCAAAAGGTCACAGCCACGCGGCTGTACGCCAACAATTTGCGCTTTGGGGTATTCTTGTTTGAGAACTTCGCCGATTCCGGTAATATGACCGCCAGTGCCAATTCCACCCACAAAATAATCGATCGATACATCCCGAAAATCTCGTAATATTTCTTGGGCTGTGGTCTGGCGATGGATATCAGGATTGGCTGGGTTTTGACCTTGATTTAACATTACATAGTCATAATTTTCTAATTGAATCTCCATTGCTAATTCACCATGCGAGTTACCGCCACGGTTGCTATCTGACAGAACGATCTCGACCCCAAAGAGTTTCAATTTTTTCTGCTTATCTGGACTATAGTTGTCAGGAATTACCAACTTAACTTTATATCCACGACAAGCCGCGACTATTGCTATTCCTAACCCAGTATTTCCTCCCGTTGGTTCGAGAATGGTTTGCCATTCATTTGGGCTAAGAATGCCTTGCTTTTCAGCATCTAGTATCATGTTCATGGCAGCTCTAATTTTATGGCTGCCACCAGGATTAAAGGTTTCCATTTTCATGTAGACATGGACACCAGGGAAACCAAAGAATTTACTAATTTCGATAACTGGCGTGTTACCGACAAGTTCGAGCATCGATGGATAAATCATAGGTTGTGTCTCCTAAAAAGTTATTTATCGTTGTTACCAGGGAGGATGGCGATTAACTTGTAGTCACCGTTAATAAATCTGAAAAGTTTGGAGCAAACTACGCCGCTGCTTTGAACGTCAATTACCAGGTGATCGACTGGATAGATGGGTTCGCCATCGAATAGGGCGTTTTGCTTGTCTTCGTCGCTAAAGTAGGCACCGACATCAGGGTGCGAGTGGTAGATGATTTTGACCGGATTATCCGAATTGATATTTTTGCTCAGGAATAGTGCATCCTCTGATGAAAATACGAAACCTTCAGCAGCATTGCGGGGGTAGGTTAAGGGATCTGCTTTGTGTAGATCGTTAAGGATATTAGTACAGGGTCGGATACCTTGTTTTAGTAGCAAGCCACAGCATTCATCGGGATAGCTCGAATGAGCTTGAGCATAGATTTTAGCAACCAAATCTGTCGAAAGAATATCATCCAGTTCTCGGATTGAATCTTGATCGAGCGTGTAAAGATATTGCATCTTAGTCTCCTTCTCAAGGGTTTTAGTGGGTGCTGGGATGCCTATTGCTAGGCATCCCATGTACTATCTCGACCTAGCTTTTAATCACTTGGTTGATCGTCTTGACAACTACTCGTGAGTTAGCTGGGATATCTTCCACGATCGATGCCCAAGGTGAAATTTCGACGTTATCACCGATGTGAATTGATCCAAAGACTCGGACAAATCCTCCCACTCGGACGTTATCGCCTAATTGAGGGTGTCTACGTCCGCTGATGTTGTCAGCAATACCTGTCGATCCAAGGATGATACATTGGAGCAAGTAGCATTTATCTCCAATTACAGTCGTCTCACCGATCACTGTTCCAACGCCATGATCGATTACCAGTTCTCGCCCGATGGTCGCGCCAGGGTGGATTTCAATTCCTGTCTCAACTTTGGTCGTCTCACTAATCCGACGAGCTACTGCTCGCAAGTTTAGATTGCCGATCTTATAGGTGTAGAGCGCATTGGCTATTCGGTAATTCGCAACGGCGCGGAGCGAAAGGTAGGTTTCCCACACTTCGAGCGGATCGTCACCTGCTGCTGGATCGCGGTGCATTAAGATAGCTAAATCCTCTTCGATACGTCGAACGATTTTCTTGACAGTCCGATCGCGGATGAGTTCAGCAACTTGTTGAGTCAGCAAGTTATGTTTCAACAACTCGATGACGTATTGACGAATGCGGCGATGGGGTTCTGGGGAATCGAGTCGTAAAAGAGGGGGTTTTGGAGGTTTGGGCGGTACGGGTGCTGTCGAAGAATGGGATGATCGGTCATTCGCCAAAATTTGGTCGGTTTCACTGATACCGAATTGTCCTAGCTTTGGTAAGATAGTGGTCATGATTATCTCCTTAGTGTTTACGAAAGGAACTGGCACGAGATGAGTTGCGACCTCATCTCACGCTAACTAATCAAAAAATAAAGAAAATAACAGCAGCCTTATCCCCCAAAGGGATGGGGCTGTTTTTAATTTTACACTATTAATAAAAATTATCGCTGTCAGGTTAAAAGTTAATAACTCGAAAAGACAAGCTAGTATATTGATAACAAGACATTTGATCGTGCAAGCCTACAATGACTTACCCCGCAGTCTCTAGTGCAAGCCCTCTAATGAGGGCAAATAGAATTAAAAATCGATTATGCTGCTATGAATGTGGTTGTTACTTGCGATACCTCGATACCATAGTCGGGTTACTGGTCTAGAATCACCGATCCACATCGCAAAATAATTATCCGATCTATATTTAGCTTTTGTCAATATTTTTCTGTAAATTTACTAATTGCCTTATGCCTGTGTAAACTCGTATAATATTAATAGCAACATGTGCAGTACAAATGAATTAGTATAAAATTTCTAGCTCAAATTCTTTATTCTTGGATTTTAATTCATTTGCACTATGAATTGATGTAAAGCTTGACCTATTAAAGGAACTAAATTCCGTTATTTCCGTTCAACGATCCAAATACAGCCAATATTTTTGAAAAATTAATCTTAAAAGAATAGTTGTATTTTGCTTATAAAGACATATTCAAATGATAAAATGGCAATAATGTTTAATCTTGTAAACTACACATGAGCGAAGCAAAAAAACGGGGACGACCAAAACGAGAGCATGAATCTCAGCAGCCGGATTTGCCCATT harbors:
- a CDS encoding PLP-dependent cysteine synthase family protein → MIYPSMLELVGNTPVIEISKFFGFPGVHVYMKMETFNPGGSHKIRAAMNMILDAEKQGILSPNEWQTILEPTGGNTGLGIAIVAACRGYKVKLVIPDNYSPDKQKKLKLFGVEIVLSDSNRGGNSHGELAMEIQLENYDYVMLNQGQNPANPDIHRQTTAQEILRDFRDVSIDYFVGGIGTGGHITGIGEVLKQEYPKAQIVGVQPRGCDLLANKFVLHQIQGLAVGIIPKVLNLEIIDRMIDVTYEESLAMMLAATRQEALLVGLSSGANLAAVSKIVEELRGKQLDRPIHILTMAYDSVFDYLNLLE
- a CDS encoding alanine--tRNA ligase-related protein; protein product: MATFTLNNQSKLPPTQKLFIDDPYQTSCEATVLHVQDDLVVLDQTVFYAESGGQVADRGSIDGVEVKDVQKQPGKLIYINRPDIEVPVVQVDTVVVHQLTQPAPFEIGQKVRLEIDWSYRHLLMRYHSATHFVLHALDRIYGQEEKLYLKGCYIYDESARLDYSNKFNPDLIPEVTKLTNDLIDRGEDIIMESDPSTKDISYWRYGDIIMPCGGTHVRSAKDIGVVNIRRKSHGKSLDRIYISLT
- a CDS encoding transposase, with product MSKSGKQTWGVDNFYNGSISKSQKGLEISVIAVVDVLAHQGYTLSVQQTAKTERQPIPDAKPTAKKKRKSKSKSKSKSKSKSKSKSKAKTEPVISERVKGYLKQLKIARSHLPAVVKYLTADSFYSKKSVVDGVIELDLHLISKLRIDADLRYCYTGKQKPKGAPRKYDGKVNLSDLSRLEFGGELANGTKLYSQVVWHVSLKRKIRIVYLVDQRHPEKQRVALLFSTDTMINPISLYEYYKSRFQIEFIFRDAKQFTGLCDCQSRHQQSLDFHFNASLAALNIAKLEQQKTQSDTGEDSQPQSFSMATYKRLALNGHLLERFISMLELDPTLIKSHPNYDSLLHYGSLAP
- a CDS encoding GTPase family protein, whose product is MNNLEQNIDDFSQNISSLNILVIGKTGVGKSSLINVIFGEEVAQTGSGLPVTQYFEKYTLDTNNIEEGIPINLFDSSGLELNKENIFVKGVFDFVSEQLEKGVNEQIHLAWYVINASSARVEAFECEIINKLYEQRIPVIVVLSQCDRARRNEIDNITKAIKSFDLKKVYHIIEVAAFPLEGLNQKQFGLTELVTKTSELLPKLLSDAFISRQVVDVKAKKILAYSYISASAVSCFASGFVPIPFTTTAAALTAETVLWNRIAALYGFDKLKGLGALWQKITFSPQALAALVITTIADFFVLDFIFTPAIAGGTAATFILIVGLTLTSTFEELAIEEIDGLNKEEIEKLLQEIFKKNFDKYKNIRIRTKSDITKYLN
- a CDS encoding Mov34/MPN/PAD-1 family protein is translated as MQYLYTLDQDSIRELDDILSTDLVAKIYAQAHSSYPDECCGLLLKQGIRPCTNILNDLHKADPLTYPRNAAEGFVFSSEDALFLSKNINSDNPVKIIYHSHPDVGAYFSDEDKQNALFDGEPIYPVDHLVIDVQSSGVVCSKLFRFINGDYKLIAILPGNNDK
- a CDS encoding transglycosylase domain-containing protein, which gives rise to MNKASELKPTATSLTIWQQWKRKATLFVLAIVPLQIGCCVVYKYVLPPITIIQAESLILKSRSFDRTYIDGKKVSFHLYHALIGSEDTSFAHHNGFDIEGIKEALRNKTGGGSTITQQAVKNALLWKEPAILRKVGELYLTPTVEKIWGKERTLEIYVNIIEFEDGVYGIESAAKKFYHKSAKNLTKREAIEIVSCIPQPKGCLRYRVHTKPLKLVQAHIRKEMKALERDVPTMELIDQVTGAADVSGALKP
- a CDS encoding serine O-acetyltransferase, whose amino-acid sequence is MTTILPKLGQFGISETDQILANDRSSHSSTAPVPPKPPKPPLLRLDSPEPHRRIRQYVIELLKHNLLTQQVAELIRDRTVKKIVRRIEEDLAILMHRDPAAGDDPLEVWETYLSLRAVANYRIANALYTYKIGNLNLRAVARRISETTKVETGIEIHPGATIGRELVIDHGVGTVIGETTVIGDKCYLLQCIILGSTGIADNISGRRHPQLGDNVRVGGFVRVFGSIHIGDNVEISPWASIVEDIPANSRVVVKTINQVIKS